In a genomic window of Streptomyces pristinaespiralis:
- the mqnP gene encoding menaquinone biosynthesis prenyltransferase MqnP, producing MMTTADGVVGSGPAPQPTGKVKAFLRLVMIEHSVFALPFAYIAALTAMFRLDRQVNWTDLLLVTVAMVGLRTFAMACNRIIDREIDARNPRTAGRELVTGAVSVRSAWTGALIALVVFLGAAALLNPLCLALAPVAVVPMVVYPYGKRFTDFPHAILGLAQAMGPVGAWIAVTGEWSWDAVILGLAVGVWIGGFDLIFACQDVQADRAHGVKSVPARFGIPAALHGARASHVVTTGLLVWFALATDAGVLFWVGLVIVAAAFLYEHTIVRPHDLSRLNRAFFTTNGFIGISLFVCALLDLVVRGLTV from the coding sequence ATGATGACGACCGCCGACGGGGTCGTGGGCTCCGGCCCCGCGCCGCAGCCGACCGGGAAGGTGAAGGCCTTCCTGCGGCTGGTGATGATCGAGCACTCGGTCTTCGCGCTGCCCTTCGCCTACATCGCCGCCCTCACCGCGATGTTCCGGCTGGACAGGCAGGTCAACTGGACCGACCTGCTGCTCGTCACCGTCGCCATGGTGGGTCTGCGGACCTTCGCGATGGCCTGCAACCGGATCATCGACCGGGAGATCGACGCACGGAACCCGCGCACCGCGGGGCGCGAACTGGTCACCGGCGCGGTGTCCGTACGGTCCGCGTGGACCGGCGCGCTGATCGCGCTGGTCGTCTTCCTCGGCGCCGCGGCGCTGCTCAACCCGCTGTGTCTGGCGCTCGCGCCGGTCGCGGTCGTGCCGATGGTGGTCTATCCGTACGGCAAGCGGTTCACCGACTTCCCGCACGCCATCCTCGGTCTCGCGCAGGCCATGGGCCCCGTCGGGGCGTGGATCGCGGTGACGGGGGAGTGGTCGTGGGACGCGGTGATACTGGGTCTGGCCGTGGGCGTGTGGATCGGCGGCTTCGACCTGATCTTCGCCTGCCAGGACGTGCAGGCCGACCGCGCCCACGGAGTGAAGTCGGTCCCGGCCCGCTTCGGTATCCCGGCCGCGCTGCACGGCGCCCGCGCCTCGCACGTCGTGACGACGGGCCTGCTGGTCTGGTTCGCGCTGGCGACGGACGCGGGGGTGCTCTTCTGGGTGGGCCTGGTGATCGTCGCGGCGGCCTTCCTCTACGAGCACACGATCGTCCGGCCGCACGACCTGTCCCGTCTGAACAGGGCGTTCTTCACGACGAACGGCTTCATCGGGATCTCGCTCTTCGTGTGCGCCCTGCTCGACCTCGTGGTGCGCGGCCTGACGGTCTGA
- a CDS encoding menaquinone biosynthesis decarboxylase: MAYDDLRSLLRALEREGDLKRIKAEVDPYLEVGEIVDRVNKAGGPALLFENVRGSAMPLAMNVFGTDRRLLKSLGLKSYAEISEKIGGLLKPELPHGFVGVREAFGKLGSMVHVPPKKVKDAPVHEVVLRGDDVDLDALPALFTWPKDGGSFFNLGLTHTKHPETGVRNLGLYRLQRHDRRTIGMHWQIHKDSRNHYAVAAQRGERLPVAIAFGCPPAVTYASTAPLPGDIDEYLFAGFVAGKRIEMVDCKTVPLQVPANAEVVLEGWLEPGEMLPEGPFGDHTGFYTPQEPFPALTIDCVTMRGRPLLQSIVVGRPPTEDGPLGRATERFFLPLLKIIVPDIVDYHLPESGGFHNCAIVSIDKKYPKHAQKVMHAIWGAHMMSLTKLIVVVDKDCDVHDLHEVSWRALGNTDYARDLTVVEGPVDHLDHASYQQFWGGKAGIDATRKLPEEGYTRDGGWPEMVESDPATAALVDRRWKEYGL; the protein is encoded by the coding sequence ATGGCTTACGACGATCTTCGCTCCCTGCTCCGGGCGCTGGAGCGCGAGGGCGACCTCAAGCGCATCAAGGCCGAAGTCGACCCGTATCTCGAGGTCGGGGAGATCGTCGACCGGGTGAACAAGGCGGGCGGCCCCGCGCTGCTGTTCGAGAACGTGCGCGGCTCCGCGATGCCGCTCGCGATGAACGTGTTCGGCACCGACCGCCGGCTGCTGAAGTCGCTGGGTCTGAAGTCGTACGCGGAGATCAGCGAGAAGATCGGCGGGCTGCTCAAGCCCGAGCTTCCGCACGGTTTCGTCGGGGTGCGCGAGGCCTTCGGCAAGCTCGGTTCGATGGTGCACGTGCCGCCGAAGAAGGTGAAGGACGCGCCCGTGCACGAGGTCGTCCTGCGCGGCGACGACGTCGACCTCGACGCCCTGCCCGCGCTGTTCACCTGGCCCAAGGACGGCGGCTCCTTCTTCAACCTGGGCCTCACCCACACCAAGCACCCGGAGACGGGCGTACGGAACCTCGGCCTCTACCGCCTCCAGCGCCACGACCGGCGCACCATCGGTATGCACTGGCAGATCCACAAGGACAGCCGCAACCACTACGCCGTGGCCGCGCAGCGGGGCGAGCGGCTGCCGGTCGCCATCGCGTTCGGCTGCCCGCCGGCCGTGACGTACGCCTCGACCGCGCCGCTGCCCGGCGACATCGACGAGTACCTGTTCGCCGGCTTCGTCGCGGGCAAGCGGATCGAGATGGTCGACTGCAAGACGGTGCCGCTCCAGGTACCGGCGAACGCCGAGGTCGTGCTGGAGGGCTGGCTGGAGCCGGGGGAGATGCTCCCGGAGGGCCCCTTCGGCGACCACACCGGCTTCTACACGCCGCAGGAGCCCTTCCCCGCGCTGACCATCGACTGCGTCACGATGCGGGGGCGGCCGCTGCTCCAGTCGATCGTGGTGGGCCGGCCGCCGACGGAGGACGGGCCGCTGGGGCGGGCGACCGAGCGCTTCTTCCTGCCGCTGCTGAAGATCATCGTGCCGGACATCGTGGACTACCACCTGCCGGAGTCGGGCGGCTTCCACAACTGCGCGATCGTCTCGATCGACAAGAAGTACCCGAAGCACGCGCAGAAGGTCATGCACGCCATCTGGGGCGCGCACATGATGTCGCTGACCAAGCTGATCGTGGTGGTCGACAAGGACTGCGACGTCCACGACCTGCACGAAGTCTCCTGGCGCGCGCTCGGCAACACGGACTACGCACGCGACCTCACCGTCGTCGAAGGCCCCGTCGACCATCTGGACCACGCGTCCTACCAGCAGTTCTGGGGCGGCAAGGCGGGCATCGACGCGACGCGCAAACTGCCGGAGGAGGGGTACACGCGGGACGGGGGCTGGCCGGAGATGGTCGAGTCCGATCCCGCGACGGCGGCGCTCGTCGACCGCCGGTGGAAGGAGTACGGCCTGTGA
- a CDS encoding rhomboid family intramembrane serine protease, with protein sequence MTRTQVGEWGRSERARAAAKLILAFVALLWVLEVVDVATGHALDSYGVVAREPGELVDIVPSAFMHFGFAHVAANSIPLLVFGFLAALAGVRRFLAVSLMIILVAGLGVWLFSPSGSNTAGASGLVFGLFGYLVVRGFVDRRLLDVCVGLLIGAVWGSSILLGLSPADTGVSWQGHLFGLLAGVGAAFVFRGRARA encoded by the coding sequence ATGACTCGTACACAAGTCGGGGAGTGGGGCAGATCGGAGCGGGCCAGGGCCGCGGCGAAGCTGATCCTCGCCTTCGTCGCGCTGCTGTGGGTGCTGGAAGTGGTCGACGTGGCGACGGGACACGCCCTCGACTCCTACGGCGTAGTGGCCCGTGAGCCCGGTGAGCTGGTCGACATCGTGCCGTCGGCGTTCATGCACTTCGGGTTCGCCCACGTCGCCGCCAACAGCATCCCGCTGCTGGTCTTCGGCTTCCTCGCGGCGCTGGCCGGCGTGCGCCGCTTCCTCGCCGTGTCACTGATGATCATTCTGGTGGCCGGCCTCGGCGTCTGGCTGTTCTCCCCCTCGGGGTCCAACACCGCGGGCGCCTCGGGCCTGGTCTTCGGGCTCTTCGGCTACCTCGTGGTGCGCGGCTTCGTGGACCGCAGACTGCTGGACGTGTGCGTGGGCCTGCTGATCGGCGCGGTCTGGGGCAGCTCGATCCTGCTCGGCCTCTCCCCGGCCGATACGGGCGTGAGCTGGCAGGGCCACCTCTTCGGCCTGCTGGCGGGGGTGGGGGCGGCCTTCGTCTTCCGCGGCCGCGCCCGGGCCTGA